The sequence TGAGGCAATTGATAAAGGGCTTGCCGACGGCATGGACAGGGCGGGAAAGCTGTTTGAGGAAGAGGAGTATTTCATTCCCGAGCTTTTAATGTGTTCCGATGCGATGTATGCCGGACTTGACGTGTTAAAGCCCCATATAAGAATAAACAACAAAGTTGGGAAACACAGGGTTGTAATTGGGGTTGTGGAAGGAGACACCCATGACATTGGGAAGAACCTGGTAAAAATAATGCTGGAATCCGCCGGATTTGAGGTTTTTGATCTTGGCAGGGATATTCCGCCAATACGGTTTGTTGAGAAAGCCGAGGAAGTCAATGCAAAAATTATCGCTCTCTCTACTTTGATGACCACTACCATGGATGGAATGGCTGAAGTGATTAATATTTTAAACCGGCAAAAAATAAGGGACCGGTATAAAGTAATGGTGGGCGGAGGGCCCATTTCGCAAAGGTTTGCAGACAAAATCGGAGCTGACGGATACTCGGCCAATGCCGCAGAGGCTGTGAGACTGGCAAGAAGGCTGGTTGGAGGTGCTGACTGTGCTTCGTGACCAGATGACTCCCAAAGAAAGGATGGAAGCATACAATAAAGGACAGCCGATAGATAGGCTTCCTTGTGTCCCGATTGTGGGAAACACTGCGGCAAGGGTAATAAATGTAAAAGTATCGGAATTTAAAGGCAACGGCAAATTGCTTGCCAAGGCCCATGTTGCTGCTTACAGGATGTTTGGGTACGACATCATAAGGGTTTTTACGGACTTGTATGTTCAGGCTGAGGCAATGGGGGCCAAAGTGCATTATCCCTATGATCAAACGGCATACCTTGAAGCTCCTGCTATAAATGATGTTTCGGAGATTGATTCATTGGAGCCTGCAGACCCGTACAAAGACGGTAATCTGCCCCATCATCTTGAGGCAATGAAAATAGTTGCGGAAGAAGTGGGAGATGAAGTAACAGTGGCGGGAGCTGTCACGTGTCCTTTTACCAATGCATCTTTCCTGATAGGTGCTGAGAACCTTGTAAGGTTGACCCTTAAAGACCCTGAAAAAGTACATAGATTGTGT comes from Acetivibrio thermocellus ATCC 27405 and encodes:
- a CDS encoding corrinoid protein, whose product is MSKEKEKLFKKLSDAVVNMDEEETVLLSKKVVVDGYDAYEAIDKGLADGMDRAGKLFEEEEYFIPELLMCSDAMYAGLDVLKPHIRINNKVGKHRVVIGVVEGDTHDIGKNLVKIMLESAGFEVFDLGRDIPPIRFVEKAEEVNAKIIALSTLMTTTMDGMAEVINILNRQKIRDRYKVMVGGGPISQRFADKIGADGYSANAAEAVRLARRLVGGADCAS